Proteins encoded in a region of the Cupriavidus pauculus genome:
- a CDS encoding TRAP transporter small permease subunit: MNYLLGLSRQIDRLNQHTGRLANIMILLSCLISAGNALLRYGFNLSDNWPLELQWYMFAVAVMFGASYTFQRNEHVRVDLIYGNVSERAQHWIDIFGIVVFLLPSTILFTWLAWDSLFMPSWRILEQSGNSGGLPRYPIKLVVPLGFAFLTLQGISELIKRFAALKGLVRIESKYERPVQ, encoded by the coding sequence ATGAACTACTTGCTTGGTCTGTCACGGCAGATCGACAGGTTGAATCAGCACACGGGCAGGCTTGCAAACATCATGATCCTGCTGTCGTGCCTGATCAGCGCAGGGAACGCCCTGCTCCGCTACGGCTTCAATCTCAGCGACAACTGGCCGCTCGAACTCCAGTGGTACATGTTCGCCGTCGCGGTGATGTTCGGCGCGTCGTACACGTTCCAGCGCAACGAGCACGTGCGCGTGGACCTGATCTACGGCAACGTGTCCGAACGCGCGCAGCACTGGATCGACATCTTCGGCATTGTCGTGTTCCTGCTGCCTTCGACCATCCTCTTCACGTGGCTGGCGTGGGATTCGCTGTTCATGCCCTCGTGGCGCATCCTCGAGCAATCGGGTAACTCGGGCGGCCTCCCCCGCTACCCCATCAAGCTCGTGGTACCGCTCGGCTTTGCCTTCCTCACGCTGCAAGGCATTTCCGAACTCATCAAGCGCTTTGCCGCCCTCAAGGGCCTCGTGCGCATCGAATCGAAATACGAGAGGCCCGTGCAATGA
- the argH gene encoding argininosuccinate lyase encodes MTSQLAKKGEAWSARFSEPVSDLVKRYTASVFFDKRLALFDIQGSLAHAAMLAKQGIIAEADRAEIERGMAQVRGEIESGAFEWKLDLEDVHLNIEARLTALVGDAGKRLHTGRSRNDQVATDIRLWLRSEIDNIIGLLGALRGALLDLAEQNADTILPGFTHLQVAQPVTFGHHLMAYVEMFTRDTERMADCRKRVNRLPLGAAALAGTSYPIDREFVASQLGFDGVCRNSLDAVSDRDFAIEFCAAAALVMTHVSRFSEELVLWMSPRVGFIDIADRFCTGSSIMPQKKNPDVPELARGKTGRVNGHLIGLLTLMKGQPLAYNKDNQEDKEPLFDTVDTVVDTLRIFADMVPGITVKPDAMRAAALQGYATATDLADYLVKRGLPFRDAHEAVAHAVRACDVRQCDLADLTVAELRDASGLGDKASLIGDDVHAVLTLEGSVASRNHIGGTAPDQVRAAIKAARASLSPSS; translated from the coding sequence ATGACTTCCCAACTTGCCAAGAAAGGCGAAGCCTGGTCCGCCCGCTTCTCGGAGCCGGTATCCGACCTCGTGAAGCGTTATACCGCCTCGGTCTTCTTCGACAAGCGCCTCGCGCTGTTCGATATCCAGGGCTCGCTGGCCCACGCGGCCATGCTGGCGAAGCAGGGCATCATCGCCGAGGCCGACCGTGCCGAGATCGAGCGCGGCATGGCGCAGGTCCGTGGCGAGATCGAGTCCGGCGCGTTCGAGTGGAAGCTCGACCTCGAGGACGTCCATCTGAATATCGAGGCACGCCTGACCGCGCTGGTCGGCGACGCCGGCAAGCGCCTGCACACGGGCCGCTCGCGCAACGATCAGGTAGCGACCGACATCCGCCTGTGGCTGCGCAGCGAAATCGACAACATCATCGGGCTGCTCGGCGCCCTGCGCGGCGCGCTGCTCGACCTCGCCGAGCAGAACGCCGATACGATCCTGCCGGGCTTCACGCACCTGCAGGTCGCCCAGCCCGTGACGTTCGGCCACCACCTGATGGCCTATGTGGAAATGTTCACGCGCGACACCGAGCGCATGGCCGACTGCCGCAAGCGCGTCAACCGCCTGCCGCTGGGCGCCGCCGCGCTGGCCGGCACGAGCTATCCGATCGATCGCGAATTCGTCGCGAGCCAGCTCGGCTTCGACGGCGTGTGCCGCAACTCGCTCGACGCGGTGTCCGATCGCGACTTCGCCATCGAATTCTGCGCGGCCGCCGCGCTCGTGATGACGCACGTCTCGCGCTTCTCGGAAGAACTCGTGCTGTGGATGAGCCCGCGCGTCGGCTTCATCGATATCGCTGACCGTTTCTGCACGGGCAGCTCGATCATGCCGCAGAAGAAGAACCCCGACGTGCCCGAGCTGGCGCGCGGCAAGACCGGCCGCGTCAACGGCCACCTGATCGGCCTGCTCACGCTGATGAAGGGCCAGCCGCTCGCGTACAACAAGGACAACCAGGAAGACAAGGAACCGCTGTTCGACACCGTCGATACGGTCGTCGATACGCTGCGCATCTTCGCGGACATGGTGCCCGGCATCACGGTCAAGCCCGATGCCATGCGCGCGGCCGCGCTGCAGGGCTATGCCACGGCGACGGATCTGGCCGACTACCTCGTCAAGCGCGGCCTGCCGTTCCGCGACGCGCACGAGGCCGTGGCCCACGCCGTGCGCGCCTGCGACGTGCGGCAGTGCGATCTGGCCGACCTCACGGTGGCCGAGCTCCGCGACGCGTCGGGCCTTGGCGACAAGGCTTCGCTGATCGGTGACGACGTGCATGCGGTGCTGACGCTCGAAGGCTCGGTGGCCTCGCGCAATCATATCGGCGGCACCGCTCCCGATCAGGTGCGGGCGGCGATCAAGGCGGCGCGCGCGAGCCTCTCGCCATCGTCGTAA
- a CDS encoding arginine/lysine/ornithine decarboxylase, whose protein sequence is MKFRFPVIIIDEDFRSENISGSGIRALAQAIEAEGMEVMGLTSYGDLTSFAQQASRASTFIVSIDDDEFVRADDQPEAAAIEKLRAFVNEVRRRNSDLPIFLYGETRTSRHIPNDILRELHGFIHMFEDTPEFVARHIIREAKVYLDSLAPPFFKALIDYAQDSSYSWHCPGHSGGVAFLKSPVGQVFHQFFGENMLRADVCNAVDELGQLLDHTGPVAASERNAARIFNSDHMYFVTNGTSTSNKMVWHANVAPGDIVVVDRNCHKSILHAIMMTGAIPVFLMPTRNHYGIIGPIPKSEFDPETIRRKIAAHPFASKAANQKPRILTLTQGTYDGVLYNAEQIKEMLTTEIDTLHFDEAWLPHASFHEFYHNMHAIGRGRPRSKDALVFATQSTHKLLAGLSQASQILVQDSETRKLDRYRFNEAYLMHTSTSPQYSIIASCDVAAAMMEAPGGTALVEESIQEALDFRRAMRKVEGDYVADNGDWWFKVWGPDALAEDGMADREEWMLKANERWHGFGDLADGFNLLDPIKATIITPGLDVDGEFSDRGIPAAIVTKYLAEHGIIIEKTGLYSFFIMFTIGITKGRWNSLVTELQQFKDDYDQNQPLWRVLPEFVARHPQYERMGLRDLCDAIHSVYKANDVARVTTEMYLSDMEPAMKPSDAWAMMAHREIERVPVDELEGRVTAILLTPYPPGIPLLIPGERFNRTIVQYLKFAREFNKLFPGFETDIHGLVEDEIDGQKAYFVDCVKQ, encoded by the coding sequence ATGAAATTCCGCTTTCCCGTCATCATCATCGATGAAGACTTCCGCTCCGAGAACATTTCCGGCTCGGGCATCCGCGCCCTCGCGCAGGCCATCGAGGCCGAGGGCATGGAGGTGATGGGCCTGACCAGCTACGGCGACCTGACGTCGTTCGCGCAGCAGGCCAGCCGGGCGTCCACGTTCATCGTGTCGATCGACGACGACGAGTTCGTGCGGGCCGACGATCAGCCCGAAGCGGCCGCGATCGAGAAGCTGCGCGCGTTCGTCAACGAAGTGCGCCGCCGCAATTCCGATCTGCCGATCTTCCTGTACGGCGAGACCCGCACCTCGCGCCATATCCCGAACGATATCCTGCGCGAGCTGCACGGGTTCATCCACATGTTCGAGGACACGCCGGAATTCGTCGCGCGCCATATCATCCGCGAGGCCAAGGTGTATCTGGACTCGCTGGCGCCGCCGTTCTTCAAGGCGCTGATCGACTACGCGCAGGACAGCTCGTACTCGTGGCACTGCCCGGGTCACTCGGGCGGCGTGGCATTCCTGAAGAGCCCCGTGGGCCAGGTGTTCCACCAGTTCTTCGGCGAGAACATGCTGCGCGCCGACGTCTGCAACGCCGTGGACGAACTGGGCCAGCTGCTCGACCACACGGGTCCGGTTGCCGCATCCGAGCGCAATGCCGCGCGGATCTTCAACTCGGATCACATGTACTTCGTGACCAACGGCACGTCGACGTCGAACAAGATGGTGTGGCACGCGAACGTGGCCCCCGGCGATATCGTCGTGGTGGACCGCAACTGCCACAAGTCGATCCTGCACGCGATCATGATGACCGGCGCGATTCCGGTGTTCCTGATGCCGACGCGCAACCACTACGGCATCATCGGCCCGATTCCGAAGAGCGAGTTCGATCCCGAGACGATTCGCCGCAAGATCGCCGCGCATCCGTTCGCGAGCAAGGCCGCGAATCAGAAGCCGCGCATCCTGACGCTGACGCAGGGCACGTACGACGGCGTGCTGTACAACGCCGAGCAGATCAAGGAAATGCTGACGACCGAGATCGACACGCTGCACTTCGATGAAGCGTGGCTGCCGCATGCGTCGTTCCACGAGTTCTATCACAACATGCACGCGATCGGCCGTGGCCGGCCGCGCAGCAAGGACGCGCTGGTGTTTGCCACGCAGTCCACGCACAAGCTGCTGGCGGGCCTGTCGCAGGCCTCGCAGATCCTCGTGCAGGATTCCGAGACGCGCAAGCTGGACCGCTACCGGTTCAACGAGGCGTACCTGATGCACACCTCGACGAGCCCGCAGTACTCGATCATCGCGTCGTGCGACGTGGCCGCGGCGATGATGGAAGCGCCCGGCGGTACCGCGCTGGTGGAAGAAAGCATTCAGGAAGCACTGGACTTCCGCCGCGCGATGCGCAAGGTGGAAGGCGACTACGTGGCCGACAACGGCGACTGGTGGTTCAAGGTGTGGGGCCCGGACGCGCTGGCCGAGGATGGCATGGCCGACCGCGAGGAGTGGATGCTCAAGGCCAACGAGCGCTGGCACGGCTTCGGCGACCTCGCCGACGGCTTCAACCTGCTCGACCCGATCAAGGCCACGATCATCACGCCGGGGCTGGACGTCGATGGCGAATTCAGCGATCGCGGCATTCCGGCGGCGATCGTCACCAAGTACCTGGCCGAGCACGGCATCATCATCGAGAAGACCGGGCTGTACTCGTTCTTCATCATGTTCACCATCGGCATCACCAAGGGCCGCTGGAACTCGCTGGTGACCGAGCTGCAGCAGTTCAAGGACGACTACGACCAGAACCAGCCGCTCTGGCGCGTGCTGCCCGAGTTCGTGGCGCGCCATCCGCAGTACGAGCGCATGGGCCTGCGCGACCTCTGCGATGCGATCCACAGCGTCTACAAGGCCAACGACGTGGCGCGCGTGACCACCGAGATGTACCTCTCGGACATGGAACCCGCGATGAAGCCGTCCGACGCCTGGGCGATGATGGCGCACCGCGAGATCGAACGCGTGCCCGTGGACGAACTGGAGGGCCGCGTGACCGCGATCCTGCTGACGCCGTATCCGCCGGGCATTCCGCTGCTGATTCCGGGCGAGCGCTTCAACCGCACGATCGTGCAGTACCTGAAGTTCGCGCGCGAGTTCAACAAGCTGTTCCCGGGCTTCGAGACCGATATCCACGGCCTCGTGGAAGACGAGATCGACGGCCAGAAGGCCTACTTCGTGGACTGCGTGAAGCAGTAA
- a CDS encoding anti-sigma factor family protein, with the protein MNCNEARQLLEVCADGEIGAGDSVRLEHHLEDCSDCVEMLGGLRTLRKLVRDGAVYFDTCGE; encoded by the coding sequence ATGAACTGTAACGAAGCCCGCCAGTTGCTGGAGGTGTGTGCGGACGGGGAGATCGGCGCGGGGGACAGCGTCCGGCTCGAACATCATCTCGAGGATTGCTCCGATTGCGTGGAGATGCTTGGGGGGTTGCGGACGCTGCGGAAGCTCGTGCGCGACGGCGCCGTCTACTTCGACACCTGCGGAGAGTAG
- a CDS encoding TRAP transporter large permease subunit: MIPLEYMPPLMFGGLVLFMLIGFPVAFSLSAVGLAFGFLAIEWGYFPLQFLQAVPTRVFGSVLANELLLAIPFFTFMGAILEKCGLAEDMLDSMGQLFGPVRGGLGYSVIIVGFILGAITGTVAAQVIAMAMISLPVMMRYRYNMKYATGVLAASGTITQLVPPSLVLVVLADQLKTPAGSADVGSMYLGAWGPSVVQIALFALYTFVLTRIKPDWLPPVPAEARTLRGWALWAKCLRGIVPCAVLIFLVLGTIMLGIATPTESGAMGAVGALVLAVIRDKGFNRIDRNIYRIGIAATLVAAAVGVFAFGSHAFRIPLAVAYLVVVWLLLRAGQLTDLRLLIVDAYQSTARITAMVVFILIGSTCFSVVFQGVDGGAWVEHLFTSLPGGWIGFLIVVNLFIFFLAFFLDFFEIAFIVVPMLAPVAVKVLAPVVADSMGGNPEAAATAALVWFGVMLCVNMQTSFMHPPFGFALFYLRGIAPKEVKSSDIYWGALPWVGLQMIMVLLVMFWPGMVTMFLDKGSMKHSNSAEISIPLGGGGGAENVPPPTAPASAPGSSAGSLDLNVPQQSESEPAAPQFEFEKKN; the protein is encoded by the coding sequence ATGATTCCATTGGAGTACATGCCGCCGCTGATGTTCGGCGGCCTGGTGCTGTTCATGCTGATCGGCTTCCCGGTGGCGTTCTCGCTGTCGGCCGTCGGTCTCGCGTTCGGCTTTCTTGCCATCGAATGGGGCTACTTCCCGCTCCAGTTCCTGCAGGCCGTGCCGACCCGCGTGTTCGGCAGCGTGCTGGCCAACGAACTGCTGCTGGCGATCCCGTTCTTCACCTTCATGGGCGCGATCCTCGAGAAATGCGGGCTCGCCGAGGACATGCTCGACTCGATGGGCCAGCTGTTCGGCCCCGTGCGCGGCGGCCTCGGCTACTCGGTGATCATCGTCGGCTTTATCCTCGGCGCGATTACCGGCACCGTGGCCGCGCAGGTCATCGCCATGGCGATGATCTCGCTGCCCGTGATGATGCGCTACCGCTACAACATGAAGTACGCCACCGGCGTGCTGGCCGCGTCGGGCACCATCACGCAGCTGGTGCCGCCGTCGCTCGTGCTCGTGGTGCTGGCGGACCAGCTCAAGACGCCGGCCGGCAGTGCAGACGTCGGCAGCATGTACCTCGGCGCATGGGGGCCGTCGGTCGTGCAGATCGCGCTGTTCGCGCTCTACACGTTCGTGCTCACGCGCATCAAGCCGGACTGGCTGCCGCCCGTGCCCGCGGAAGCGCGCACGCTGCGCGGGTGGGCGCTGTGGGCCAAGTGCCTGCGCGGCATCGTTCCCTGCGCGGTGCTGATCTTCCTGGTGCTCGGGACGATCATGCTCGGCATCGCCACCCCGACTGAATCGGGCGCGATGGGCGCCGTCGGCGCGCTGGTGCTGGCCGTCATCCGCGACAAGGGCTTCAACCGTATCGACCGCAACATCTACCGCATCGGTATTGCCGCGACGCTCGTGGCCGCCGCGGTCGGCGTGTTTGCGTTCGGTTCGCACGCGTTCCGCATTCCGCTGGCCGTGGCCTACCTCGTGGTGGTCTGGCTGCTGCTGCGCGCGGGCCAGCTGACCGACCTGCGCCTGCTGATCGTGGATGCCTACCAGTCCACCGCGCGCATCACCGCGATGGTCGTGTTCATCCTCATCGGTTCCACCTGCTTCTCGGTGGTGTTCCAGGGCGTCGATGGCGGGGCATGGGTCGAACACCTGTTCACCTCGCTGCCGGGCGGCTGGATCGGCTTCCTGATCGTGGTGAACCTGTTCATCTTCTTCCTCGCGTTCTTCCTGGACTTCTTCGAGATCGCGTTCATCGTCGTGCCGATGCTCGCGCCGGTCGCCGTCAAGGTGCTGGCCCCCGTGGTCGCGGACTCGATGGGCGGCAACCCCGAAGCGGCGGCCACGGCCGCGCTGGTCTGGTTCGGCGTGATGCTGTGCGTGAACATGCAGACGTCGTTCATGCACCCGCCGTTCGGCTTCGCGCTGTTCTACCTGCGCGGCATCGCGCCGAAGGAAGTCAAGAGCTCGGACATCTACTGGGGCGCGCTGCCCTGGGTCGGCCTGCAGATGATCATGGTGCTGCTGGTGATGTTCTGGCCCGGCATGGTGACGATGTTCCTCGACAAGGGGTCGATGAAACACAGCAACTCGGCGGAGATCAGCATTCCGCTTGGGGGCGGGGGTGGCGCGGAGAACGTGCCGCCACCGACGGCACCGGCATCGGCGCCAGGCTCCAGCGCGGGCTCGCTGGACCTCAACGTGCCGCAGCAGAGCGAGAGCGAACCGGCGGCACCGCAGTTCGAGTTCGAGAAGAAGAACTGA
- a CDS encoding sigma-70 family RNA polymerase sigma factor: MSLWSHQTVQSASSASSTSSARTNRFDALVLPHADAAHNLARWLCGNAQDADALAHASLRHAEQAIGGFQGERPRTWLLAMVHATWRARQPAMPERDTLDLGTPSAGDPMLRLREEDLPLVQAALERLPVAAREAIVLRELEGLHYRDIAAVTDSSREAVQATLSRARRQLAATIVLLRSSTP, translated from the coding sequence ATGAGCCTGTGGTCTCACCAGACTGTCCAGTCTGCCTCGTCTGCATCATCCACGTCGTCCGCCCGGACCAACCGTTTCGACGCGCTCGTGCTGCCGCACGCGGATGCCGCGCACAATCTCGCGCGCTGGCTGTGCGGCAATGCGCAGGACGCCGATGCCCTCGCGCACGCATCGCTGCGCCATGCCGAGCAAGCCATCGGCGGCTTTCAGGGCGAGCGGCCCCGCACATGGCTGCTGGCCATGGTCCACGCGACGTGGCGCGCGCGGCAGCCCGCCATGCCCGAGCGCGATACGCTGGATCTCGGCACGCCCAGCGCGGGCGATCCGATGCTCCGTCTGCGCGAAGAGGATCTCCCCCTCGTGCAGGCCGCGCTCGAACGGCTGCCCGTTGCGGCGCGCGAGGCCATCGTGCTGCGCGAGCTCGAGGGACTCCATTACCGCGATATCGCCGCCGTCACCGATAGCTCCCGCGAGGCCGTGCAGGCCACGCTCTCCCGCGCGCGGCGCCAGCTCGCCGCCACCATCGTCCTGCTCCGGAGTTCCACGCCATGA